The Bacteroidales bacterium genome includes a region encoding these proteins:
- a CDS encoding CPBP family intramembrane metalloprotease, producing the protein MVTFNNQYILSLIFCFASLFFHRYDNLFKNETLKIILSGLFFSLGHILYKNILVLALAFIAGVIFACHYSKTKSLTMNVFEHSIYGVWLFASGLGYFFVSRMVE; encoded by the coding sequence GTGGTTACTTTTAATAATCAGTATATTTTATCCCTTATTTTCTGTTTTGCCTCATTATTTTTTCACAGATATGATAATTTATTCAAAAATGAAACATTAAAGATCATCCTAAGTGGTTTGTTTTTCTCTTTAGGACACATCCTGTATAAAAACATTTTGGTTTTGGCATTGGCATTTATTGCCGGTGTTATTTTTGCCTGTCATTACAGCAAAACGAAATCATTAACAATGAACGTCTTTGAACATTCGATATACGGTGTTTGGTTATTTGCTTCAGGCTTGGGATATTTTTTTGTGAGTCGGATGGTTGAATAA